A window of the Tenebrio molitor chromosome 1, icTenMoli1.1, whole genome shotgun sequence genome harbors these coding sequences:
- the LOC138132477 gene encoding ankyrin repeat domain-containing protein 54-like, with product MSHSDSEINKTKGELNKKLHVELKAKNLLSSHYAVLLKRRIKSRLLGAVSRNNTEAVDTYLALGASPDCSDNQGRSALHIAASKGYSDVVKLLLERGANPNQRDRLCNTPLHLAACTHNLSIISLLLKAGADARKLDLYGKSPLQLAESKLQLLQRSWRAGSIEMIQVRAELQLIVDILISVLEQSPENNVDDLQMMKLSLNAEAPDVDDQMSKLLRELQGVKIS from the exons ATGTCCCACAGTGATAGcgaaataaacaaaaccaaGGGAGAACTCAACAAGAAACTCCATGTGGAACTCAAAGCAAAAAACCTGCTGAGCAGTCACTACGCCGTGCTTCTGAAACGCAGAATTAAGAGCCGCCTGCTCGGCGCCGTCTCCAGGAACAACACCGAAGCCGTAGACACTTACCTAGCCTTGGGGGCAAGTCCCGATTGCTCTGACAATCAAGGTAGAAGCGCCTTGCACATTGCAGCCAGCAAGGGTTACAGCGACGTCGTCAAACTGCTCCTAGAGCGGGGCGCGAACCCCAACCAGAGGGACAGGTTGTGCAACACGCCACTTCATCTAGCAGCTTGCACACACAACCTCTCGATAATCTCCCTGCTGCTGAAGGCAGGAGCGGACGCCCGGAAATTAGATTTGTATGGGAAGAGCCCCTTGCAACTTGCCGAGAGTAAGCTGCAACTGTTGCAACGCAGCTGGAGAGCGGGGTCCATCGAGATGATTCAAGTACGCGCCGAATTGCAACTG ATTGTGGATATACTCATATCAGTGCTCGAGCAAAGTCCAGAGAACAACGTCGATGATCTGCAGATGATGAAGCTTTCGTTGAACGCGGAAGCCCCAGACGTCGACGACCAAATGTCAAAGTTGTTGAGGGAATTGCAGGGAGTTAagatttcgtaa
- the eIF3e gene encoding eukaryotic translation initiation factor 3 subunit E: MAQFDLTSRMGQYLDRHLVFPLLEFLSAKEIYDETELLKAKLDILSKTNMIDYAIDIRKQLYPNDEVPEDLKQRRVHVVAQLQELQQEVQPILKIMADDEVMKNMENMRDSKTLINFLSKDYKFEIEMIESLHKLAKYRYECGNYSVSTSYLYFCMLVLPTNDKNYLSVLWGKFASEILVQNWDSALEDLNKLREYIDSSPNQFGGNSLQLLQQRTWLIHWSLFVFFNHAMGRELIIEMFLYRPHYLNAIQTMCPHILRYLATAVIINRVRRSALKDLVKVIQQESYTYRDPITEFLEHLYVNFDFDGARQKLHECQSVLFNDFFLISCLDEFVENARLMIFETFCRIHQCISIGMLAEKLNMNPEEAECWIVNLIRNARLDAKIDSKLGHVVMGAQPLSPYQQLIEKIDTLSVRSETLCGLIDRKLKARTDIRWGNQDF; the protein is encoded by the exons ATGGCTCAGTTCGACTTAACTTCCCGTATGGGGCAATATTTGGATCGGCACTTGGTGTTTCCCTTATTGGAATTCTTGTCGGCTAAAGAG ATTTACGATGAAACCGAATTGCTCAAAGCCAAGTTGGACATTCTCAGCAAAACAAATATGATCGATTACGCCATCGACATCAGAAAGCAGTTGTATCCTAATGACGAGGTTCCCGAGGACTTGAAGCAGAGGCGTGTTCACGTTGTCGCACAGCTGCAAGAGCTTCAGCAAGAAGTTCAACCGATTTTGAAGATAATGGCCGACGACGAGGTCatgaaaaatatggaaaacatGAGGGACTCCAAGACACTGATCAACTTCCTTTCAAAAGATTACAAA tttgaaattgaaatgatCGAGTCTCTTCACAAGCTGGCCAAGTACAGATACGAATGTGGCAATTACTCTGTCTCTACTTCTTATTTATACTTTTGCATGTTAGTTCTGCCCACAAATGATAAAAACTACTTGAGTGTCCTGTGGGGGAAATTTGCGTCAGAGATCCTGGTCCAAAACTGGGATTCTGCACTGGaagatttgaataaattgcGCGAGTACATCGACTCTAGCCCGAATCAGTTCGGGGGTAACAGCTTGCAGCTGCTACAGCAGCGCACGTGGTTGATCCACTGGTCACtgttcgtatttttcaatCACGCGATGGGTCGCGAATTGattattgaaatgtttttgtaCCGCCCCCACTATCTCAACGCGATACAAACGATGTGCCCCCATATTTTGCGCTACCTAGCCACCGCAGTAATCATCAACAGAGTGCGCAGGTCAGCGCTGAAAGATCTCGTCAAGGTCATCCAACAAGAGAGTTACACCTATCGCGACCCCATTACCGAATTTTTGGAGCATTTGTATGTGAATTTTGATTTCGACGGAGCCCGACAGAAGCTTCATGAGTGTCAGTCTGTTTTATTCAACGATTTCTTTTTGATTTCTTGTCTGGACGAGTTTGTTGAAAATGCCAGACTGATGATTTTTGAGACTTTCTGTCGGATTCATCAGTGTATCAGTATCGGAATGTTGGCGGAGAAGCTCAACATGAATCCTGAAGAGGCCGAGTGCTGGATCGTCAACTTGATCCGGAATGCTCGCTTGGACGCCAAAATTGATTCCAAATTGGGGCACGTGGTCATGGGGGCGCAACCGCTCTCACCCTACCAACAACTCATCGAGAAAATCGATACCTTGTCTGTCAGATCGGAGACTTTGTGCGGATTGATCGACCGAAAGTTGAAAGCGAGAACAGAT ATACGGTGGGGCAATCAAGATTTTTAA
- the LOC138132481 gene encoding protein Abitram codes for MDVVEEAPKPSCSNIETEPAPECGDDCSNITTESAPECGDDGEMKIPSILDSISQQEIDNFKPYYERYFEKKYCTKFSNESLNLDTCIRVHTNKVCVIYLSEKHSIVQNGQRIKSLNFQVSTKVNRLKNSMSGKGKRGAQLLQPDSVLCFIETEDGVKYPVHTGVHGKLLEINSRILENPNLLVDDLCEGFLAIILPDLKRREENIKSLKNVDEYNI; via the exons ATGGACGTGGTCGAA GAGGCGCCAAAGCCAAGTTGTTCAAACATTGAGACCGAACCTGCGCCAGAATGTGGCGACGATTGTTCAAACATTACGACCGAAAGTGCGCCGGAATGCGGCGACGACGGCGAAATGAAAATTCCTTCCATTCTCGACAGCATTTCTCAACAAGAAATAGATAATTTCAAGCCATATTATGAAcggtattttgaaaaaaaatactgcACAAAATTCTCAAATGAAAGTTTGAATTTAGATACTTGCATCCGAGTGCACACAAACAAAGTTTGTGTGATATATTTATCTGAGAAACATTCGATCGTTCAAAACGGTCAAAGAataaaaagtttgaattttcaaGTGAGCACCAAGGTGAATCGTCTGAAAAATTCAATGTCAGGCAAGGGCAAAAGAGGAGCTCAGCTTTTGCAACCAGATTCTGTGCTGTGTTTCATCGAGACAGAAGATGGCGTCAAGTATCCTGTCCACACAGGAGTTCATGGAAAGTTGTTGGAGATCAACAGCAGAATCTTGGAAAACCCCAATTTGCTGGTGGATGATTTGTGTGAAGGGTTTTTGGCCATAATCTTGCCTGACTTGAAGAGGCGcgaagaaaatataaaatcatTGAAAAATGTAGATGAATATAACatttag
- the MED10 gene encoding mediator of RNA polymerase II transcription subunit 10 produces the protein MASSLENLETQLEMFIENVRQIHIIVSDFQPQSQNVLNQKLLALVHGLQEVDKLKSQVQEVHVPLEVFDYIDQGRNPQLYTKDCIEKALAKNEQVKGKIDAYRKFKANMLLELSKTFPNELSKYRAIRGDE, from the exons ATGGCGTCTTCGCTGGAAAATTTGGAGACTCAGCTCGAGATGTTTATAGAAAATGTGCGTCAAATCCACATAATAGTCAGCGACTTTCAGCCCCAAAGCCAAAACGTGCTCAACCAGAAACT ATTAGCCTTGGTTCACGGTTTACAAGAAGTAGATAAGCTCAAGTCTCAAGTGCAAGAAGTACACGTACCTTTGGAAGTTTTCGA TTACATTGATCAAGGGCGCAACCCTCAGTTGTACACAAAAGACTGCATTGAGAAGGCTTTGGCCAAGAATGAACAAGTTAAGGGTAAAATTGATGCATACCGCAAGTTCAAAGCAAACATGTTACTAGAACTGAGTAAAACCTTTCCCAATGAGTTGAGTAAATACAGAGCTATACGAGGAGATGAATAA
- the Sk2 gene encoding sphingosine kinase 1 → MEIKSEEASQSRVLLEETFYVLTKKNCVFRVRLSKTGLCLVKESDNNIKEQVIPIQDIIGCRCLRSKKQSKNCSCQSIPRSTNLKVVEENSGDLDDTDVSAYLYIYAYILVNNKGTTKKRERTIITLRFRSFDKYEDNNKEAQRWRTIIKKLIKGENVSTSHIADFSVSNKYKEDRRLLVLCNPKSGPGKGRIIFQQKVVPILQEAEIPYDLHITKYANFAREFIRTCNIFQWSGIILVGGDGIVFEAINGLFERWDWSDVVKSIPIGVIPGGSGNGLARSIAYHCSEPYLPSPTLPSALAAVRHNCAPMDLVRVETTSQIMFSFLSVGWGFLSDIDIESERLRMLGGQRFTVWSVARLIGLRSYGGKLWYLPANVPLVQAKPEANPGSALDLPAEVHLETQTGRQRLDSWYSAASRRSAYFSATGSSYQSTADSGGGGGENAAGDPDKPRMYGPASQLPCLTQPLPLAWKCKEGRFVMVHASYQTHLGEDCLFAPDAKLNDGTIWLLIVHGGTTRTQLLHFLLGLSTGAHASMVSEGGPIELIAVNAFRIEPDMIEQGYMTVDGEHVEYGPIQAEVFPELARVMVP, encoded by the exons ATGGAAATCAAAAGTGAAGAGGCTTCCCAGAGCAGGGTCCTGTTGGAGGAGACTTTTTACGTTTTGACGAAGAAAAACTGCGTGTTCCGCGTCCGTTTGAGCAAAACCGGCTTATGTTTAGTGAAAGAAAGCGACAACAACATCAAGGAACAAGTAATCCCCATTCAGGACATAATAGGATGCAGATGCCTGAGGAGCAAAAAGCAGTCGAAAAACTGCTCGTGCCAGTCGATCCCGCGCTCCACAAACCTCAAAGTAGTCGAGGAAAATTCCGGGGATTTAGACGACACCGACGTGAGCGCTTACCTTTACATATACGCTTATATTTTAGTGAACAATAAAGGCACAACTAAAAAGAGGGAACGAACCATCATAACGCTACGTTTCCGTTCGTTTGATAAATACGAGGATAACAACAAAGAAGCGCAAAGGTGGAGGACGATAATCAAAAAGCTAATCAAAGGTGAAAACGTTTCTACAAGTCATATTGCTGACTTTTCTGTTTCTAATAAATATAAGGAGGACAGGCGGTTGTTGGTACTGTGCAACCCCAAAAGCGGGCCCGGCAAGGGGAGAATCATCTTCCAGCAAAAAGTCGTTCCTATTTTGCAAGAAGCTGAGATTCCGTACGATTTACATATCACCAAATATGCCAACTTTGCAAGGGAGTTCATCAGGACGTGTAACATTTTCCAGTGGAGTGGAATCATTCTG GTGGGCGGAGACGGCATAGTCTTCGAGGCAATAAACGGCCTCTTCGAGCGCTGGGACTGGTCCGACGTCGTGAAGAGCATCCCGATCGGCGTCATCCCCGGCGGCTCCGGCAACGGCCTCGCCAGAAGCATCGCCTACCACTGCTCCGAGCCCTACCTCCCCTCGCCGACGCTGCCGTCGGCCCTGGCGGCCGTGCGACACAACTGCGCCCCCATGGACCTCGTCCGCGTCGAGACTACCTCCCAGATAATGTTCTCGTTTCTGTCGGTGGGCTGGGGCTTCCTCTCGGACATCGACATCGAAAGCGAGCGCCTCCGGATGCTCGGGGGGCAGCGGTTCACCGTCTGGTCCGTGGCCAGGCTGATAGGGCTGCGCAGCTACGGCGGCAAGTTATG GTATTTACCGGCGAACGTGCCTTTGGTGCAGGCCAAACCGGAAGCGAACCCCGGAAGCGCGCTGGACCTGCCGGCGGAGGTGCACCTGGAGACGCAGACCGGGCGGCAGAGGCTGGACTCGTGGTACAGCGCCGCCTCCAGGAGGAGCGCCTACTTCTCGGCGACCGGCAGCTCATACCAGTCGACGGCGGacagcggcggcggcggcggcgagaACGCGGCCGGCGACCCCGACAAGCCCCGCATGTACGGCCCCGCCAGCCAGCTGCCCTGCCTCACGCAGCCCCTGCCCCTGGCGTGGAAGTGCAAAGAGGGCAGGTTCGTGATGGTGCACGCGTCCTACCAGACGCACCTGGGGGAGGACTGTCTCTTCGCCCCCGACGCCAAGCTCAACGACGGCACCATCTGGCTGTTGATCGTCCACGGGGGCACCACCCGCACGCAGCTCCTGCACTTCCTCTTGGGGCTGAGCACGGGGGCGCACGCCTCGATGGTGAGCGAAGGGGGCCCCATAGAGCTCATCGCGGTCAACGCGTTCAGGATAGAGCCCGACATGATCGAGCAGGGGTACATGACCGTGGACGGGGAGCACGTCGAGTACGGGCCCATCCAAGCCGAGGTCTTTCCCGAGCTGGCGAGGGTGATGGTTCCCTGA